The following proteins come from a genomic window of Diorhabda carinulata isolate Delta chromosome X, icDioCari1.1, whole genome shotgun sequence:
- the LOC130901447 gene encoding zinc finger protein 62 homolog isoform X1 has product MAEGEIVDFQSCCRLCLTEIVESIKSIFDETFEDRRLSEKIQQSVAIEINCSDKLSTKVCDPCIEKVVGWYSFKEQCLKNQKKLEDWINSKNPDGSSEITPEQTSTPQSEVTPEVNSSHSSTSISNMAIQIKEEPQDHIEEPQVDDHQEDIFNNLPDTVDSQLDQQNDIHNDIQPELMHHNHVLVKSEPFDMDGLEEPMEEEYNEFPPNLSPQHLENGDNLQEPLVVRTTAFNRTCSVCGKLFSNAGNKKKHERMQHGLHNNISIATPILNGLTNGDVQHGSPIQTEQQKILNSMSLKVLKTIPIETPENLTKIENSYVEKCKAMVSMHKTLICACHNVPHQNLKGLLSHLRALRIWFPVFTCYNCMITFTDRSTFTRHISRCQSAPLDTITKLSELRIRTEVKTRLYQNFKCTICKFMFSFHEDFCKHVDEDHAMLQFPVHCPCGKTCENEEEYKDHVYVSCLVEFYCDICFVTTKTLDDFQKHAAGVHDDSEGFILLQDDNYKVRKPSMHVSPTGVDEGAIIQGKRERKASFKTPLYDDDLDEILPTSLASATYYTPKTTNRVCPICYKEYSSYKNMMRHYKTHKPEEIQNHQQQQQMEQGYSEFQDYQDQSQESQDMELEEEESFYSCPDCGGMYSTMEWKVHLTEKHPSKPCGECGKFFQFQTELDQHRSVHLNLKVYRDSKTQSYKSTMLSPGGEGEGEGEEMVGCEMCDLVFTSKEDLMTHQLEQGHAGITAVEVPEPEPEVTAAPKKYRCDICEQEFNNYNGLWEHNRTRHPERKTPHADTYPKQCKDCNKVCTTGAAYYRHRQIHEKVPADAAASKATLLKPKKFEEPEEESYHTCKRCFKVFSSKYNLKNHLKCHGININPISKKLVRKAVCKVCQNVFETNEELIRHKQEAHNGVETPDDMDMASLVFPCDTCVMTFTSKAALKKHKEKHTLEYKSLHRQVYCKYCKISFENFQSLTQHMQLEHNEKVKMPPIPKPNDFTCSICQKSFQSSGALTTHIGWHKRALNDSSSKLLKHAPPSLPPPPVQLPRMHQVNIKEEPMDDVTKYQCDTCLAELPNDTALQVHILEKHRSVSAIMLIPRCNTCNKDFSTQDEYETHKRLHDFLERQKQHEQKMLVQQQEMPSQRMSPANKQKSFPCKHCNAAFSRSDTLGAHIRQFHKEHVQTEFKCNQCDRVFEKQNSLTIHLKVHEKQRAVPSPVGKPLFSCSICNMGFDLPKDLRAHTITAHPF; this is encoded by the exons ATGGCAGAAGGAGAAATTGTCGATTTCCAATCATGTTGTAGACTGTGTCTCACCGAAATTGTGGAAAGTATTAAGTCAATATTCGATGAGACTTTCGAAGATAGAAGATTATCCGAAAAGATACAGCAATCAGTTGCTATTGAG aTAAACTGTTCTGATAAATTATCCACAAAAGTATGTGATCCCTGTATAGAAAAAGTAGTGGGTTGGTACTCCTTCAAAGAGCAATGTCTAAAGAATCAAAAGAAGCTAGAAGATTGGATAAATTCCAAAAATCCAGATGGTTCAAGCGAGATAACACCTGAACAAACATCAACACCCCAATCAGAAGTAACACCTGAAGTAAACTCTTCACATAGCTCCACATCTATATCAAATATG GCTATACAGATAAAAGAAGAACCACAAGATCACATAGAAGAACCACAAGTTGATGACCACCAGGAAGATATTTTTAACAATCTTCCAGATACTGTTGATTCGCAACTAGACCAACAGAATGACATCCACAACGATATTCAACCAGAGCTTATGCACCATAACCATGTACTAGTAAAATCAGAACCGTTCGATATGGATGGTTTGGAAGAACCCATGGAAGAAGAGTACAACGAATTTCCTCCAAATTTGTCTCCACAGCATTTAGAAAATGGTGATAATTTACAAGAACCTTTAGTTGTTA GGACTACCGCTTTCAATAGAACATGTAGCGTTTGCGGCAAATTATTTAGTAATgcaggaaacaaaaaaaagcatGAAAGGATGCAGCATGGTCTTCACAATAACATTTCTATTGCTACTCCAATACTTAACG GTCTTACTAATGGCGACGTCCAACACGGCTCGCCGATTCAAACCGAACaacaaaaaatcttaaattCCATGAGCCTCAAAGTTTTGAAAACAATTCCAATAGAAACACccgaaaatttaacaaaaatagaaaatagttaCGTGGAAAAATGCAAGGCGATGGTCAGTATGCACAAAACATTAATTTGTGCCTGCCACAATGTTCCTCATCAGAATCTTAAAGGATTACTATCCCATCTGCGAGCTTTGAGGATCTGGTTTCCTGTTTTTACATGTTATAATTGCATGATAACGTTCACGGATAGATCCACGTTCACCAGACATATTTCAag ATGTCAGAGCGCTCCATTAGACACTATTACTAAACTGAGTGAGCTTAGAATACGTACCGAAGTTAAAACTAGACTTTACCAAAACTTTAAATGCACCATCTGCAAATTTATGTTCAGTTTTCACGAAGATTTTTGTAAACACGTCGACGAAGATCATGCCATGCTACAATTCCCAGTGCATTGTCCTTGCGGTAAAACTTGCGAAAACGAAGAAGAATATAAGGATCATGTGTACGTTAGTTGTCTAGTCGAATTTTATTGTGACATATGCTTTGTTACTACTAAAACACTAGATGATTTCCAGAAACATGCTGCAGGAGTTCACGATGACTCCGAAGGATTTATACTTCTCCAGGATGATAATTATAAAGTTAGAAAACCTTCTATGCACGTCAGCCCTACAGGAGTAGACGAAGGGGCTATTATACAAG GTAAACGAGAGCGAAAGGCCTCTTTCAAAACGCCACTGTACGATGACGATTTAGACGAAATATTACCCACAAGTCTTGCATCCGCAACTTACTATACCCCTAAAACGACTAATAGAGTCTGTCCTATTTGCTACAAAGAATATTCGTCTTACAAAAACATGATGCGCCATTATAAAACCCACAAACCCGAAGAAATCCAAAACCATCAACAACAGCAACAAATGGAACAAGGTTATTCCGAATTTCAAGATTATCAAGATCAATCACAAGAATCTCAAGATATGGAATTGGAAGAGGAAGAATCTTTCTATTCTTGTCCTGATTGTGGAGGCATGTACAGCACTATGGAATGGAAAGTGCATTTGACTGAAAAACATCCATCGAAACCTTGCGGGGAATGTGGGAAATTCTTCCAATTCCAAACTGAGCTTGATCAACACAGAAGCGTTCATCTGAATCTTAAG gtaTACAGAGATTCCAAAACCCAGTCTTACAAGAGTACGATGCTCAGTCCAGGAGGAGAAGGTGAAGGGGAAGGAGAAGAGATGGTTGGTTGCGAAATGTGCGATTTGGTGTTCACATCCAAAGAAGATCTGATGACTCATCAATTAGAACAAGGACACGCCGGTATTACCGCCGTGGAGGTACCGGAACCCGAACCAGAAGTTACTGCAGCTCCAAAGAAATATAGATGCGACATTTGCGAAcaagaatttaataattacaaCGGTTTATGGGAACATAATAGAACTAGACATCCGGAAAGGAAAACTCCTCACGCGGATACGTATCCGAAACAATGCAAAGATTGCAATAAAGTATGTACAACCGGAGCTGCATATTACAGACATAGACAGATACACGAAAAAGTACCAGCCGACGCTGCGGCTAGCAAAGCTACCTTATTGAAACCAAAGAAATTCGAAGAACCCGAAGAAGAATCTTATCACACTTGCAAACGTTGTTTCAAAGTGTTTTCCAGCAAATATAATCTCAAGAACCATCTGAAATGTCACGGAATTAACATAAATCCAATCAGTAAGAAATTGGTAAGAAAAGCGGTCTGTAAAGTATGTCAGAACGTTTTTGAAACTAACGAAGAACTTATAAGACATAAACAAGAAGCCCACAACGGCGTTGAAACACCCGACGATATGGATATGGCCTCATTAGTGTTCCCTTGTGACACTTGCGTTATGACATTCACTAGCAAAGCCGCTTTGaaaaaacacaaagaaaaacATACTTTAGAATATAAATCTCTACACAGACAAGTGTATTGTAAATACTGCAAGATTTCGTTTGAGAATTTCCAAAGTTTGACTCAACATATGCAGTTAGAACACAACGAGAAAGTCAAAATGCCACCAATACCTAAACCAAATGACTTCACTTGTTCCATTTGTCAAAAATCATTCCAATCTTCAGGCGCTTTAACGACACACATCGGTTGGCATAAAAGGGCTCTAAACGACAGCAGTTCTAAATTATTGAAACACGCTCCTCCTAGCCTTCCACCGCCGCCGGTACAACTACCGCGAATGCATCAAGTAAACATTAAAGAAGAACCAATGGACGACGTAACCAAGTACCAATGCGATACTTGTTTGGCCGAATTACCCAACGATACCGCTCTGCAAGTACACATTCTGGAAAAACACAGAAGCGTCAGCGCAATTATGCTAATTCCACGTTGTAACACTTGCAACAAAGATTTTTCTACGCAAGACGAATACGAAACGCACAAAAGATTGCACGATTTCTTGGAACGTCAAAAACAACACGAACAAAAAATGTTGGTGCAACAACAAGAAATGCCTTCGCAGAGAATGTCGCCGGCTAATAAACAAAAGAGTTTCCCTTGTAAACATTGTAACGCAGCTTTCAGCAGGTCTGACACGCTAGGAGCTCACATTAGACAGTTCCATAAGGAGCACGTTCAGACAGAATTCAAATGTAATCAATGCGACAgagttttcgaaaaacaaaactCTCTTACAATACATTTGAAAGTTCACGAGAAACAGAGAGCCGTACCATCTCCGGTCGGTAAACCGCTCTTCTCTTGCTCTATCTGTAACATGGGTTTCGATTTACCAAAGGATTTGCGAGCTCATACTATTACGGCTCATCCATTTTGA
- the LOC130901447 gene encoding zinc finger protein 62 homolog isoform X2 → MAEGEIVDFQSCCRLCLTEIVESIKSIFDETFEDRRLSEKIQQSVAIEINCSDKLSTKVCDPCIEKVVGWYSFKEQCLKNQKKLEDWINSKNPDGSSEITPEQTSTPQSEVTPEVNSSHSSTSISNMAIQIKEEPQDHIEEPQVDDHQEDIFNNLPDTVDSQLDQQNDIHNDIQPELMHHNHVLVKSEPFDMDGLEEPMEEEYNEFPPNLSPQHLENGDNLQEPLVVSLTNGDVQHGSPIQTEQQKILNSMSLKVLKTIPIETPENLTKIENSYVEKCKAMVSMHKTLICACHNVPHQNLKGLLSHLRALRIWFPVFTCYNCMITFTDRSTFTRHISRCQSAPLDTITKLSELRIRTEVKTRLYQNFKCTICKFMFSFHEDFCKHVDEDHAMLQFPVHCPCGKTCENEEEYKDHVYVSCLVEFYCDICFVTTKTLDDFQKHAAGVHDDSEGFILLQDDNYKVRKPSMHVSPTGVDEGAIIQGKRERKASFKTPLYDDDLDEILPTSLASATYYTPKTTNRVCPICYKEYSSYKNMMRHYKTHKPEEIQNHQQQQQMEQGYSEFQDYQDQSQESQDMELEEEESFYSCPDCGGMYSTMEWKVHLTEKHPSKPCGECGKFFQFQTELDQHRSVHLNLKVYRDSKTQSYKSTMLSPGGEGEGEGEEMVGCEMCDLVFTSKEDLMTHQLEQGHAGITAVEVPEPEPEVTAAPKKYRCDICEQEFNNYNGLWEHNRTRHPERKTPHADTYPKQCKDCNKVCTTGAAYYRHRQIHEKVPADAAASKATLLKPKKFEEPEEESYHTCKRCFKVFSSKYNLKNHLKCHGININPISKKLVRKAVCKVCQNVFETNEELIRHKQEAHNGVETPDDMDMASLVFPCDTCVMTFTSKAALKKHKEKHTLEYKSLHRQVYCKYCKISFENFQSLTQHMQLEHNEKVKMPPIPKPNDFTCSICQKSFQSSGALTTHIGWHKRALNDSSSKLLKHAPPSLPPPPVQLPRMHQVNIKEEPMDDVTKYQCDTCLAELPNDTALQVHILEKHRSVSAIMLIPRCNTCNKDFSTQDEYETHKRLHDFLERQKQHEQKMLVQQQEMPSQRMSPANKQKSFPCKHCNAAFSRSDTLGAHIRQFHKEHVQTEFKCNQCDRVFEKQNSLTIHLKVHEKQRAVPSPVGKPLFSCSICNMGFDLPKDLRAHTITAHPF, encoded by the exons ATGGCAGAAGGAGAAATTGTCGATTTCCAATCATGTTGTAGACTGTGTCTCACCGAAATTGTGGAAAGTATTAAGTCAATATTCGATGAGACTTTCGAAGATAGAAGATTATCCGAAAAGATACAGCAATCAGTTGCTATTGAG aTAAACTGTTCTGATAAATTATCCACAAAAGTATGTGATCCCTGTATAGAAAAAGTAGTGGGTTGGTACTCCTTCAAAGAGCAATGTCTAAAGAATCAAAAGAAGCTAGAAGATTGGATAAATTCCAAAAATCCAGATGGTTCAAGCGAGATAACACCTGAACAAACATCAACACCCCAATCAGAAGTAACACCTGAAGTAAACTCTTCACATAGCTCCACATCTATATCAAATATG GCTATACAGATAAAAGAAGAACCACAAGATCACATAGAAGAACCACAAGTTGATGACCACCAGGAAGATATTTTTAACAATCTTCCAGATACTGTTGATTCGCAACTAGACCAACAGAATGACATCCACAACGATATTCAACCAGAGCTTATGCACCATAACCATGTACTAGTAAAATCAGAACCGTTCGATATGGATGGTTTGGAAGAACCCATGGAAGAAGAGTACAACGAATTTCCTCCAAATTTGTCTCCACAGCATTTAGAAAATGGTGATAATTTACAAGAACCTTTAGTTGTTA GTCTTACTAATGGCGACGTCCAACACGGCTCGCCGATTCAAACCGAACaacaaaaaatcttaaattCCATGAGCCTCAAAGTTTTGAAAACAATTCCAATAGAAACACccgaaaatttaacaaaaatagaaaatagttaCGTGGAAAAATGCAAGGCGATGGTCAGTATGCACAAAACATTAATTTGTGCCTGCCACAATGTTCCTCATCAGAATCTTAAAGGATTACTATCCCATCTGCGAGCTTTGAGGATCTGGTTTCCTGTTTTTACATGTTATAATTGCATGATAACGTTCACGGATAGATCCACGTTCACCAGACATATTTCAag ATGTCAGAGCGCTCCATTAGACACTATTACTAAACTGAGTGAGCTTAGAATACGTACCGAAGTTAAAACTAGACTTTACCAAAACTTTAAATGCACCATCTGCAAATTTATGTTCAGTTTTCACGAAGATTTTTGTAAACACGTCGACGAAGATCATGCCATGCTACAATTCCCAGTGCATTGTCCTTGCGGTAAAACTTGCGAAAACGAAGAAGAATATAAGGATCATGTGTACGTTAGTTGTCTAGTCGAATTTTATTGTGACATATGCTTTGTTACTACTAAAACACTAGATGATTTCCAGAAACATGCTGCAGGAGTTCACGATGACTCCGAAGGATTTATACTTCTCCAGGATGATAATTATAAAGTTAGAAAACCTTCTATGCACGTCAGCCCTACAGGAGTAGACGAAGGGGCTATTATACAAG GTAAACGAGAGCGAAAGGCCTCTTTCAAAACGCCACTGTACGATGACGATTTAGACGAAATATTACCCACAAGTCTTGCATCCGCAACTTACTATACCCCTAAAACGACTAATAGAGTCTGTCCTATTTGCTACAAAGAATATTCGTCTTACAAAAACATGATGCGCCATTATAAAACCCACAAACCCGAAGAAATCCAAAACCATCAACAACAGCAACAAATGGAACAAGGTTATTCCGAATTTCAAGATTATCAAGATCAATCACAAGAATCTCAAGATATGGAATTGGAAGAGGAAGAATCTTTCTATTCTTGTCCTGATTGTGGAGGCATGTACAGCACTATGGAATGGAAAGTGCATTTGACTGAAAAACATCCATCGAAACCTTGCGGGGAATGTGGGAAATTCTTCCAATTCCAAACTGAGCTTGATCAACACAGAAGCGTTCATCTGAATCTTAAG gtaTACAGAGATTCCAAAACCCAGTCTTACAAGAGTACGATGCTCAGTCCAGGAGGAGAAGGTGAAGGGGAAGGAGAAGAGATGGTTGGTTGCGAAATGTGCGATTTGGTGTTCACATCCAAAGAAGATCTGATGACTCATCAATTAGAACAAGGACACGCCGGTATTACCGCCGTGGAGGTACCGGAACCCGAACCAGAAGTTACTGCAGCTCCAAAGAAATATAGATGCGACATTTGCGAAcaagaatttaataattacaaCGGTTTATGGGAACATAATAGAACTAGACATCCGGAAAGGAAAACTCCTCACGCGGATACGTATCCGAAACAATGCAAAGATTGCAATAAAGTATGTACAACCGGAGCTGCATATTACAGACATAGACAGATACACGAAAAAGTACCAGCCGACGCTGCGGCTAGCAAAGCTACCTTATTGAAACCAAAGAAATTCGAAGAACCCGAAGAAGAATCTTATCACACTTGCAAACGTTGTTTCAAAGTGTTTTCCAGCAAATATAATCTCAAGAACCATCTGAAATGTCACGGAATTAACATAAATCCAATCAGTAAGAAATTGGTAAGAAAAGCGGTCTGTAAAGTATGTCAGAACGTTTTTGAAACTAACGAAGAACTTATAAGACATAAACAAGAAGCCCACAACGGCGTTGAAACACCCGACGATATGGATATGGCCTCATTAGTGTTCCCTTGTGACACTTGCGTTATGACATTCACTAGCAAAGCCGCTTTGaaaaaacacaaagaaaaacATACTTTAGAATATAAATCTCTACACAGACAAGTGTATTGTAAATACTGCAAGATTTCGTTTGAGAATTTCCAAAGTTTGACTCAACATATGCAGTTAGAACACAACGAGAAAGTCAAAATGCCACCAATACCTAAACCAAATGACTTCACTTGTTCCATTTGTCAAAAATCATTCCAATCTTCAGGCGCTTTAACGACACACATCGGTTGGCATAAAAGGGCTCTAAACGACAGCAGTTCTAAATTATTGAAACACGCTCCTCCTAGCCTTCCACCGCCGCCGGTACAACTACCGCGAATGCATCAAGTAAACATTAAAGAAGAACCAATGGACGACGTAACCAAGTACCAATGCGATACTTGTTTGGCCGAATTACCCAACGATACCGCTCTGCAAGTACACATTCTGGAAAAACACAGAAGCGTCAGCGCAATTATGCTAATTCCACGTTGTAACACTTGCAACAAAGATTTTTCTACGCAAGACGAATACGAAACGCACAAAAGATTGCACGATTTCTTGGAACGTCAAAAACAACACGAACAAAAAATGTTGGTGCAACAACAAGAAATGCCTTCGCAGAGAATGTCGCCGGCTAATAAACAAAAGAGTTTCCCTTGTAAACATTGTAACGCAGCTTTCAGCAGGTCTGACACGCTAGGAGCTCACATTAGACAGTTCCATAAGGAGCACGTTCAGACAGAATTCAAATGTAATCAATGCGACAgagttttcgaaaaacaaaactCTCTTACAATACATTTGAAAGTTCACGAGAAACAGAGAGCCGTACCATCTCCGGTCGGTAAACCGCTCTTCTCTTGCTCTATCTGTAACATGGGTTTCGATTTACCAAAGGATTTGCGAGCTCATACTATTACGGCTCATCCATTTTGA